A single Sander lucioperca isolate FBNREF2018 chromosome 24, SLUC_FBN_1.2, whole genome shotgun sequence DNA region contains:
- the sh3yl1 gene encoding SH3 domain-containing YSC84-like protein 1 isoform X4 gives MNNPIPSNLASEAKKAAKILREFTEISNRNGPDKLIPPHVIAKAEGLAIISVIKAGFMITARGGSGIVIARLSDRRWSAPSAIGIAGLGGGFEIGVEVSDLVIILNQRRAVEAFTKGGNLTLGGNCTVAVGPVGRNVEADVAIRSTTAIFTYCRSRGLFAGISLEGSGLIERKETNRKFYSQDIRASAILNGDVEPPSECYDLYHILESYTDAYTADWTNKNIRPRTSLPPSRPPAPSQRRAASAYQPPVDRSQPPPVDRSQPPPTKNALYPSISVYKSETSGELPQGAGLAGSSSSRRSTRSRGSSLAT, from the exons a tGAATAATCCTATCCCTTCCAATCTGGCGTCGGAGGCGAAGAAAGCCGCCAAGATCCTGAGAGAATTCACCGAAATCTCCAACAGGAACGGACCGGACAAACTCATCCCCC CGCATGTGATCGCGAAGGCGGAGGGCCTGGCCATCATCTCCGTCATCAAGGCCGGCTTCATGATCACCGCCAGGGGCGGCAGCGGCATCGTcatcgccagactgtccgacagaC GGTGGTCGGCGCCGTCGGCCATCGGCATCGCCGGTCTGGGAGGAGGCTTCGAGATCGGGGTGGAG GTGTCTGACCTGGTGATCATCCTGAACCAGCGGCGGGCCGTGGAGGCGTTCACGAAGGGCGGGAACTTGACGCTGGGCGGGAACTGCACCGTTGCCGTGGGACCCGTGGGCAG GAACGTGGAGGCTGACGTGGCGATCCGCAGCACGACGGCCATCTTTACTTACTGTCGATCCAGAGGTCTGTTTGCTGGTATTTCTCTGGAGGGATCTGGTCTGATCGAACGCAAAGAAACAAACCGCAa GTTCTATTCCCAAGACATCAGAGCTTCAGCGATTCTGAACGGTGATGTGGAGCCTCCGTCCGAGTGCTACGACCTGTACCACATCCTGGAGAGCTACACGGACGCCTACACCGCCGACTGGACCAACAAGAACATCCGTCCCCGG ACGTCTCTTCCTCCATCCAGACCTCCAGCGCCATCTCAAAGGAGAGCGGCGAGCGCTTACCAGCCACCGGTAGACAGATCCCAGCCGCCACCGGTAGACAGATCCCAGCCCCCGCCAACTAAAAACGCCCTCTACCCGAGCATCTCTGTCTATAAATCTGAGACCTCCGGTGAG cttcctcaGGGGGCGGGGCTAGCGGGCAGCTCGTCGTCACGGCGATCCACCCGTTCTCGGGGCAGCAGCCTGGCGACCTGA
- the sh3yl1 gene encoding SH3 domain-containing YSC84-like protein 1 isoform X5 — MNNPIPSNLASEAKKAAKILREFTEISNRNGPDKLIPPHVIAKAEGLAIISVIKAGFMITARGGSGIVIARLSDRRWSAPSAIGIAGLGGGFEIGVEVSDLVIILNQRRAVEAFTKGGNLTLGGNCTVAVGPVGRNVEADVAIRSTTAIFTYCRSRGLFAGISLEGSGLIERKETNRKFYSQDIRASAILNGDVEPPSECYDLYHILESYTDAYTADWTNKNIRPRTSLPPSRPPAPSQRRAASAYQPPVDRSQPPPVDRSQPPPTKNALYPSISVYKSETSGQFASRNSPDYGGGASGQLVVTAIHPFSGQQPGDLSFVPGDRITVITKTDSEYDWWEGRLEDGTVGIFPANFASQ; from the exons A tGAATAATCCTATCCCTTCCAATCTGGCGTCGGAGGCGAAGAAAGCCGCCAAGATCCTGAGAGAATTCACCGAAATCTCCAACAGGAACGGACCGGACAAACTCATCCCCC CGCATGTGATCGCGAAGGCGGAGGGCCTGGCCATCATCTCCGTCATCAAGGCCGGCTTCATGATCACCGCCAGGGGCGGCAGCGGCATCGTcatcgccagactgtccgacagaC GGTGGTCGGCGCCGTCGGCCATCGGCATCGCCGGTCTGGGAGGAGGCTTCGAGATCGGGGTGGAG GTGTCTGACCTGGTGATCATCCTGAACCAGCGGCGGGCCGTGGAGGCGTTCACGAAGGGCGGGAACTTGACGCTGGGCGGGAACTGCACCGTTGCCGTGGGACCCGTGGGCAG GAACGTGGAGGCTGACGTGGCGATCCGCAGCACGACGGCCATCTTTACTTACTGTCGATCCAGAGGTCTGTTTGCTGGTATTTCTCTGGAGGGATCTGGTCTGATCGAACGCAAAGAAACAAACCGCAa GTTCTATTCCCAAGACATCAGAGCTTCAGCGATTCTGAACGGTGATGTGGAGCCTCCGTCCGAGTGCTACGACCTGTACCACATCCTGGAGAGCTACACGGACGCCTACACCGCCGACTGGACCAACAAGAACATCCGTCCCCGG ACGTCTCTTCCTCCATCCAGACCTCCAGCGCCATCTCAAAGGAGAGCGGCGAGCGCTTACCAGCCACCGGTAGACAGATCCCAGCCGCCACCGGTAGACAGATCCCAGCCCCCGCCAACTAAAAACGCCCTCTACCCGAGCATCTCTGTCTATAAATCTGAGACCTCCG GTCAGTTTGCCTCCAGAAACTCTCCAGACTACG GGGGCGGGGCTAGCGGGCAGCTCGTCGTCACGGCGATCCACCCGTTCTCGGGGCAGCAGCCTGGCGACCTGAGCTTCGTCCCCGGCGACCGCATCACCGTCATCACCAAAACGGACTCGGAGTACGACTGGTGGGAGGGGCGGCTGGAGGACGGCACCGTCGGCATCTTCCCCGCCAACTTCGCCTCCCAGTGA
- the LOC116067409 gene encoding solute carrier family 22 member 13 isoform X2: MSPLQLAVYWRLSLVFSFTSFLFFLDIFTAAVVADTCRRGNGNGTAARPPLLLLRGTSAPNAQGNQSQPGEGSEAGDDWRKESGQRDSVCDWTDWLSYGQTFFMVGLLLGSLFGGAISDRYGKRPVLLVCVCVHAVCGVVPVILPQPFVFLAVRCLTGVCCCCINICSFSLAVEWTAPAARLWPPAFLPFCFSLGTMGGAPLAWLSSSWTQLHLSLALPQLVCLPLYLSIPESPRWLLLRRRTDVLERYRSNSPADRQCLDLLLETALKETALKEPAPPAGHAPSDIIHLRHPTVLLRLFIMSYLSAASALTYFGICMNIGSFGVGVYAAQFFSGLSEAPCLLVPLVRLGRRPISMLALFLSGAACFLSLLLSRYYGEPVLVMSLALLGKLCILTATFISVLYSIELFPTVVRQRCVSLVNLCYRLGCLANSLVPSNPNGAISLAAMVVYSSGPIIGCGLCLLLPETSGVPLPDSAEDCDRQPRPRLPSIGALWRKRRPEPLPAEKDETLTGLFDL, from the exons ATGTCTCCCCTGCAGCTGGCCGTGTACTGGCGCCTGTCCCTCGTCTTCTCCTTCActtctttcctcttctttctcGACATCTTCACGGCCGCCGTCGTCGCGGACACTTGTCGCCGTGGTAACGGCAACGGCACTGCCGCGCggccgccgctgctgctgctgcgtggGACATCGGCGCCGAACGCACAGGGCAACCAATCACAGCCCGGGGAAGGCTCAGAGGCTGGAGATGATTGGAGGAAGGAGAGCGGGCAGCGGGAC tcaGTGTGTGATTGGACAGACTGGTTGTCTTATGGTCAGACGTTCTTCATGGTCGGCCTTCTGCTGGGATCTCTGTTTGGAGGAGCAATATCAGAcag gtacgGGAAGCGTCCGGtgctgctggtgtgtgtgtgcgtgcacgccGTGTGTGGCGTAGTGCCTGTGATTCTTCCTCAGCCCTTCGTCTTCCTCGCCGTCCGCTGTCTGACGGgcgtctgctgctgctgcatcaaCATCTGCTCCTTCAGCCTGG CGGTGGAGTGGACGGCGCCCGCGGCGCGGCTCTGGCCGCCGGCCTTCCTGCCGTTCTGCTTCAGTTTGGGGACGATGGGCGGAGCCCCGCTGGCCTGGCTCAGCAGCAGCTGGACACAGCTGCACCTGTCGCTGGCTCTGCCCCAGCTCGTCTGTCTGCCTCTATACCT CTCCATCCCAGAGTCGCCTCGCTGGCTGTTGTTGAGAAGAAGGACGGATGTTTTGGAGCGTTACCGTAGCAACAGCCCGGCAGATAGACAGTGTCTGGATTTG CTGTTGGAGACGGCGTTGAAAGAGACGGCGTTGAAAGAGCCGGCGCCGCCCGCAGGACACGCCCCCTCTGAC ATCATCCACCTGAGACATCCCACCGTCCTGCTGCGTCTCTTCATCATGAGCTACCTGAG cGCTGCGTCGGCGCTGACCTACTTCGGCATCTGCATGAACATCGGCTCGTTCGGCGTCGGCGTCTACGCCGCCCAGTTCTTCTCCGGCCTATCAGAAGCCCCCTGCCTGCTCGTCCCATTGGTCCGCCTGGGGCGCCGGCCAATCAGCATGCTGGCTCTGTTCCTGAGCGGAGCCGCCTGCTTCCTGTCGCTGCTGCTGTCCAGATACTACG gtgagcCGGTGCTGGTGATGAGTCTGGCTCTGCTGGGGAAACTCTGCATCCTCACGGCCACGTTCATCTCCGTCCTGTACAGCATCGAGCTGTTCCCCACCGTAGTCAG GCAgcggtgtgtgtctctggttaATCTGTGTTACCGGCTCGGCTGCTTGGCCAACTCCCTTGTCCCGTCAAACCCAAACGGGGCGATCTCATTGGCTGCCATGGTGGTGTACAGCAGCGGACCAATCATAGGCTGCGGTCTGTGCCTGCTGCTGCCGGAGACCAGCGGCGTGCCTCTCCCTGATTCGGCGGAGGACTGTGATCGGCAGCCGCGTCCCCGCCTACCCAGCATCGGCGCCCTCTGGAGGAAACG gagACCAGAGCCCCTCCCAGCAGAGAAAGACGAGACGTTGACTGGACTGTTTGATCTCTAA
- the LOC116067409 gene encoding solute carrier family 22 member 13 isoform X3: protein MVGLLLGSLFGGAISDRYGKRPVLLVCVCVHAVCGVVPVILPQPFVFLAVRCLTGVCCCCINICSFSLAVEWTAPAARLWPPAFLPFCFSLGTMGGAPLAWLSSSWTQLHLSLALPQLVCLPLYLSIPESPRWLLLRRRTDVLERYRSNSPADRQCLDLLLETALKETALKEPAPPAGHAPSDIIAPSDIITPSDIIAPSDIIHLRHPTVLLRLFIMSYLSAASALTYFGICMNIGSFGVGVYAAQFFSGLSEAPCLLVPLVRLGRRPISMLALFLSGAACFLSLLLSRYYGEPVLVMSLALLGKLCILTATFISVLYSIELFPTVVRQRCVSLVNLCYRLGCLANSLVPSNPNGAISLAAMVVYSSGPIIGCGLCLLLPETSGVPLPDSAEDCDRQPRPRLPSIGALWRKRRPEPLPAEKDETLTGLFDL, encoded by the exons ATGGTCGGCCTTCTGCTGGGATCTCTGTTTGGAGGAGCAATATCAGAcag gtacgGGAAGCGTCCGGtgctgctggtgtgtgtgtgcgtgcacgccGTGTGTGGCGTAGTGCCTGTGATTCTTCCTCAGCCCTTCGTCTTCCTCGCCGTCCGCTGTCTGACGGgcgtctgctgctgctgcatcaaCATCTGCTCCTTCAGCCTGG CGGTGGAGTGGACGGCGCCCGCGGCGCGGCTCTGGCCGCCGGCCTTCCTGCCGTTCTGCTTCAGTTTGGGGACGATGGGCGGAGCCCCGCTGGCCTGGCTCAGCAGCAGCTGGACACAGCTGCACCTGTCGCTGGCTCTGCCCCAGCTCGTCTGTCTGCCTCTATACCT CTCCATCCCAGAGTCGCCTCGCTGGCTGTTGTTGAGAAGAAGGACGGATGTTTTGGAGCGTTACCGTAGCAACAGCCCGGCAGATAGACAGTGTCTGGATTTG CTGTTGGAGACGGCGTTGAAAGAGACGGCGTTGAAAGAGCCGGCGCCGCCCGCAGGACACGCCCCCTCTGACATCATCGCCCCCTCTGACATCATCACCCCCTCTGACATCATCGCCCCCTCTGACATCATCCACCTGAGACATCCCACCGTCCTGCTGCGTCTCTTCATCATGAGCTACCTGAG cGCTGCGTCGGCGCTGACCTACTTCGGCATCTGCATGAACATCGGCTCGTTCGGCGTCGGCGTCTACGCCGCCCAGTTCTTCTCCGGCCTATCAGAAGCCCCCTGCCTGCTCGTCCCATTGGTCCGCCTGGGGCGCCGGCCAATCAGCATGCTGGCTCTGTTCCTGAGCGGAGCCGCCTGCTTCCTGTCGCTGCTGCTGTCCAGATACTACG gtgagcCGGTGCTGGTGATGAGTCTGGCTCTGCTGGGGAAACTCTGCATCCTCACGGCCACGTTCATCTCCGTCCTGTACAGCATCGAGCTGTTCCCCACCGTAGTCAG GCAgcggtgtgtgtctctggttaATCTGTGTTACCGGCTCGGCTGCTTGGCCAACTCCCTTGTCCCGTCAAACCCAAACGGGGCGATCTCATTGGCTGCCATGGTGGTGTACAGCAGCGGACCAATCATAGGCTGCGGTCTGTGCCTGCTGCTGCCGGAGACCAGCGGCGTGCCTCTCCCTGATTCGGCGGAGGACTGTGATCGGCAGCCGCGTCCCCGCCTACCCAGCATCGGCGCCCTCTGGAGGAAACG gagACCAGAGCCCCTCCCAGCAGAGAAAGACGAGACGTTGACTGGACTGTTTGATCTCTAA
- the sh3yl1 gene encoding SH3 domain-containing YSC84-like protein 1 isoform X2 has product MNNPIPSNLASEAKKAAKILREFTEISNRNGPDKLIPPHVIAKAEGLAIISVIKAGFMITARGGSGIVIARLSDRRWSAPSAIGIAGLGGGFEIGVEVSDLVIILNQRRAVEAFTKGGNLTLGGNCTVAVGPVGRNVEADVAIRSTTAIFTYCRSRGLFAGISLEGSGLIERKETNRKFYSQDIRASAILNGDVEPPSECYDLYHILESYTDAYTADWTNKNIRPRTSLPPSRPPAPSQRRAASAYQPPVDRSQPPPVDRSQPPPTKNALYPSISVYKSETSGGGASGQLVVTAIHPFSGQQPGDLSFVPGDRITVITKTDSEYDWWEGRLEDGTVGIFPANFASQ; this is encoded by the exons a tGAATAATCCTATCCCTTCCAATCTGGCGTCGGAGGCGAAGAAAGCCGCCAAGATCCTGAGAGAATTCACCGAAATCTCCAACAGGAACGGACCGGACAAACTCATCCCCC CGCATGTGATCGCGAAGGCGGAGGGCCTGGCCATCATCTCCGTCATCAAGGCCGGCTTCATGATCACCGCCAGGGGCGGCAGCGGCATCGTcatcgccagactgtccgacagaC GGTGGTCGGCGCCGTCGGCCATCGGCATCGCCGGTCTGGGAGGAGGCTTCGAGATCGGGGTGGAG GTGTCTGACCTGGTGATCATCCTGAACCAGCGGCGGGCCGTGGAGGCGTTCACGAAGGGCGGGAACTTGACGCTGGGCGGGAACTGCACCGTTGCCGTGGGACCCGTGGGCAG GAACGTGGAGGCTGACGTGGCGATCCGCAGCACGACGGCCATCTTTACTTACTGTCGATCCAGAGGTCTGTTTGCTGGTATTTCTCTGGAGGGATCTGGTCTGATCGAACGCAAAGAAACAAACCGCAa GTTCTATTCCCAAGACATCAGAGCTTCAGCGATTCTGAACGGTGATGTGGAGCCTCCGTCCGAGTGCTACGACCTGTACCACATCCTGGAGAGCTACACGGACGCCTACACCGCCGACTGGACCAACAAGAACATCCGTCCCCGG ACGTCTCTTCCTCCATCCAGACCTCCAGCGCCATCTCAAAGGAGAGCGGCGAGCGCTTACCAGCCACCGGTAGACAGATCCCAGCCGCCACCGGTAGACAGATCCCAGCCCCCGCCAACTAAAAACGCCCTCTACCCGAGCATCTCTGTCTATAAATCTGAGACCTCCG GGGGCGGGGCTAGCGGGCAGCTCGTCGTCACGGCGATCCACCCGTTCTCGGGGCAGCAGCCTGGCGACCTGAGCTTCGTCCCCGGCGACCGCATCACCGTCATCACCAAAACGGACTCGGAGTACGACTGGTGGGAGGGGCGGCTGGAGGACGGCACCGTCGGCATCTTCCCCGCCAACTTCGCCTCCCAGTGA
- the sh3yl1 gene encoding SH3 domain-containing YSC84-like protein 1 isoform X1: MNNPIPSNLASEAKKAAKILREFTEISNRNGPDKLIPPHVIAKAEGLAIISVIKAGFMITARGGSGIVIARLSDRRWSAPSAIGIAGLGGGFEIGVEVSDLVIILNQRRAVEAFTKGGNLTLGGNCTVAVGPVGRNVEADVAIRSTTAIFTYCRSRGLFAGISLEGSGLIERKETNRKFYSQDIRASAILNGDVEPPSECYDLYHILESYTDAYTADWTNKNIRPRTSLPPSRPPAPSQRRAASAYQPPVDRSQPPPVDRSQPPPTKNALYPSISVYKSETSGQFASRNSPDYGGGASGQLVVTAIHPFSGQQPGDLSFVPGDRITVITKTDSEYDWWEGRLEDGTVGIFPANFASQ; this comes from the exons a tGAATAATCCTATCCCTTCCAATCTGGCGTCGGAGGCGAAGAAAGCCGCCAAGATCCTGAGAGAATTCACCGAAATCTCCAACAGGAACGGACCGGACAAACTCATCCCCC CGCATGTGATCGCGAAGGCGGAGGGCCTGGCCATCATCTCCGTCATCAAGGCCGGCTTCATGATCACCGCCAGGGGCGGCAGCGGCATCGTcatcgccagactgtccgacagaC GGTGGTCGGCGCCGTCGGCCATCGGCATCGCCGGTCTGGGAGGAGGCTTCGAGATCGGGGTGGAG GTGTCTGACCTGGTGATCATCCTGAACCAGCGGCGGGCCGTGGAGGCGTTCACGAAGGGCGGGAACTTGACGCTGGGCGGGAACTGCACCGTTGCCGTGGGACCCGTGGGCAG GAACGTGGAGGCTGACGTGGCGATCCGCAGCACGACGGCCATCTTTACTTACTGTCGATCCAGAGGTCTGTTTGCTGGTATTTCTCTGGAGGGATCTGGTCTGATCGAACGCAAAGAAACAAACCGCAa GTTCTATTCCCAAGACATCAGAGCTTCAGCGATTCTGAACGGTGATGTGGAGCCTCCGTCCGAGTGCTACGACCTGTACCACATCCTGGAGAGCTACACGGACGCCTACACCGCCGACTGGACCAACAAGAACATCCGTCCCCGG ACGTCTCTTCCTCCATCCAGACCTCCAGCGCCATCTCAAAGGAGAGCGGCGAGCGCTTACCAGCCACCGGTAGACAGATCCCAGCCGCCACCGGTAGACAGATCCCAGCCCCCGCCAACTAAAAACGCCCTCTACCCGAGCATCTCTGTCTATAAATCTGAGACCTCCG GTCAGTTTGCCTCCAGAAACTCTCCAGACTACG GGGGCGGGGCTAGCGGGCAGCTCGTCGTCACGGCGATCCACCCGTTCTCGGGGCAGCAGCCTGGCGACCTGAGCTTCGTCCCCGGCGACCGCATCACCGTCATCACCAAAACGGACTCGGAGTACGACTGGTGGGAGGGGCGGCTGGAGGACGGCACCGTCGGCATCTTCCCCGCCAACTTCGCCTCCCAGTGA
- the LOC116067409 gene encoding solute carrier family 22 member 13 isoform X1, which translates to MSPLQLAVYWRLSLVFSFTSFLFFLDIFTAAVVADTCRRGNGNGTAARPPLLLLRGTSAPNAQGNQSQPGEGSEAGDDWRKESGQRDSVCDWTDWLSYGQTFFMVGLLLGSLFGGAISDRYGKRPVLLVCVCVHAVCGVVPVILPQPFVFLAVRCLTGVCCCCINICSFSLAVEWTAPAARLWPPAFLPFCFSLGTMGGAPLAWLSSSWTQLHLSLALPQLVCLPLYLSIPESPRWLLLRRRTDVLERYRSNSPADRQCLDLLLETALKETALKEPAPPAGHAPSDIIAPSDIITPSDIIAPSDIIHLRHPTVLLRLFIMSYLSAASALTYFGICMNIGSFGVGVYAAQFFSGLSEAPCLLVPLVRLGRRPISMLALFLSGAACFLSLLLSRYYGEPVLVMSLALLGKLCILTATFISVLYSIELFPTVVRQRCVSLVNLCYRLGCLANSLVPSNPNGAISLAAMVVYSSGPIIGCGLCLLLPETSGVPLPDSAEDCDRQPRPRLPSIGALWRKRRPEPLPAEKDETLTGLFDL; encoded by the exons ATGTCTCCCCTGCAGCTGGCCGTGTACTGGCGCCTGTCCCTCGTCTTCTCCTTCActtctttcctcttctttctcGACATCTTCACGGCCGCCGTCGTCGCGGACACTTGTCGCCGTGGTAACGGCAACGGCACTGCCGCGCggccgccgctgctgctgctgcgtggGACATCGGCGCCGAACGCACAGGGCAACCAATCACAGCCCGGGGAAGGCTCAGAGGCTGGAGATGATTGGAGGAAGGAGAGCGGGCAGCGGGAC tcaGTGTGTGATTGGACAGACTGGTTGTCTTATGGTCAGACGTTCTTCATGGTCGGCCTTCTGCTGGGATCTCTGTTTGGAGGAGCAATATCAGAcag gtacgGGAAGCGTCCGGtgctgctggtgtgtgtgtgcgtgcacgccGTGTGTGGCGTAGTGCCTGTGATTCTTCCTCAGCCCTTCGTCTTCCTCGCCGTCCGCTGTCTGACGGgcgtctgctgctgctgcatcaaCATCTGCTCCTTCAGCCTGG CGGTGGAGTGGACGGCGCCCGCGGCGCGGCTCTGGCCGCCGGCCTTCCTGCCGTTCTGCTTCAGTTTGGGGACGATGGGCGGAGCCCCGCTGGCCTGGCTCAGCAGCAGCTGGACACAGCTGCACCTGTCGCTGGCTCTGCCCCAGCTCGTCTGTCTGCCTCTATACCT CTCCATCCCAGAGTCGCCTCGCTGGCTGTTGTTGAGAAGAAGGACGGATGTTTTGGAGCGTTACCGTAGCAACAGCCCGGCAGATAGACAGTGTCTGGATTTG CTGTTGGAGACGGCGTTGAAAGAGACGGCGTTGAAAGAGCCGGCGCCGCCCGCAGGACACGCCCCCTCTGACATCATCGCCCCCTCTGACATCATCACCCCCTCTGACATCATCGCCCCCTCTGACATCATCCACCTGAGACATCCCACCGTCCTGCTGCGTCTCTTCATCATGAGCTACCTGAG cGCTGCGTCGGCGCTGACCTACTTCGGCATCTGCATGAACATCGGCTCGTTCGGCGTCGGCGTCTACGCCGCCCAGTTCTTCTCCGGCCTATCAGAAGCCCCCTGCCTGCTCGTCCCATTGGTCCGCCTGGGGCGCCGGCCAATCAGCATGCTGGCTCTGTTCCTGAGCGGAGCCGCCTGCTTCCTGTCGCTGCTGCTGTCCAGATACTACG gtgagcCGGTGCTGGTGATGAGTCTGGCTCTGCTGGGGAAACTCTGCATCCTCACGGCCACGTTCATCTCCGTCCTGTACAGCATCGAGCTGTTCCCCACCGTAGTCAG GCAgcggtgtgtgtctctggttaATCTGTGTTACCGGCTCGGCTGCTTGGCCAACTCCCTTGTCCCGTCAAACCCAAACGGGGCGATCTCATTGGCTGCCATGGTGGTGTACAGCAGCGGACCAATCATAGGCTGCGGTCTGTGCCTGCTGCTGCCGGAGACCAGCGGCGTGCCTCTCCCTGATTCGGCGGAGGACTGTGATCGGCAGCCGCGTCCCCGCCTACCCAGCATCGGCGCCCTCTGGAGGAAACG gagACCAGAGCCCCTCCCAGCAGAGAAAGACGAGACGTTGACTGGACTGTTTGATCTCTAA
- the sh3yl1 gene encoding SH3 domain-containing YSC84-like protein 1 isoform X3, with the protein MLTCVCVCVCVCVCVCVWVWAGGHVRACVFFPEAREAGETEVRGSPSLPADRLNNPIPSNLASEAKKAAKILREFTEISNRNGPDKLIPPHVIAKAEGLAIISVIKAGFMITARGGSGIVIARLSDRRWSAPSAIGIAGLGGGFEIGVEVSDLVIILNQRRAVEAFTKGGNLTLGGNCTVAVGPVGRNVEADVAIRSTTAIFTYCRSRGLFAGISLEGSGLIERKETNRKFYSQDIRASAILNGDVEPPSECYDLYHILESYTDAYTADWTNKNIRPRTSLPPSRPPAPSQRRAASAYQPPVDRSQPPPVDRSQPPPTKNALYPSISVYKSETSGQFASRNSPDYGGGASGQLVVTAIHPFSGQQPGDLSFVPGDRITVITKTDSEYDWWEGRLEDGTVGIFPANFASQ; encoded by the exons AtgctgacgtgtgtgtgtgtgtgtgtgtgtgtgtgtgtgtgtgtgtgtgtgtgggtgtgggcgGGCGGgcacgtgcgtgcgtgtgtgttttttccgGAAGCACGCGAGGCTGGGGAGACGGAAGTAAGAGGCTCGCCCAGTTTACCTGCGGACAGGT tGAATAATCCTATCCCTTCCAATCTGGCGTCGGAGGCGAAGAAAGCCGCCAAGATCCTGAGAGAATTCACCGAAATCTCCAACAGGAACGGACCGGACAAACTCATCCCCC CGCATGTGATCGCGAAGGCGGAGGGCCTGGCCATCATCTCCGTCATCAAGGCCGGCTTCATGATCACCGCCAGGGGCGGCAGCGGCATCGTcatcgccagactgtccgacagaC GGTGGTCGGCGCCGTCGGCCATCGGCATCGCCGGTCTGGGAGGAGGCTTCGAGATCGGGGTGGAG GTGTCTGACCTGGTGATCATCCTGAACCAGCGGCGGGCCGTGGAGGCGTTCACGAAGGGCGGGAACTTGACGCTGGGCGGGAACTGCACCGTTGCCGTGGGACCCGTGGGCAG GAACGTGGAGGCTGACGTGGCGATCCGCAGCACGACGGCCATCTTTACTTACTGTCGATCCAGAGGTCTGTTTGCTGGTATTTCTCTGGAGGGATCTGGTCTGATCGAACGCAAAGAAACAAACCGCAa GTTCTATTCCCAAGACATCAGAGCTTCAGCGATTCTGAACGGTGATGTGGAGCCTCCGTCCGAGTGCTACGACCTGTACCACATCCTGGAGAGCTACACGGACGCCTACACCGCCGACTGGACCAACAAGAACATCCGTCCCCGG ACGTCTCTTCCTCCATCCAGACCTCCAGCGCCATCTCAAAGGAGAGCGGCGAGCGCTTACCAGCCACCGGTAGACAGATCCCAGCCGCCACCGGTAGACAGATCCCAGCCCCCGCCAACTAAAAACGCCCTCTACCCGAGCATCTCTGTCTATAAATCTGAGACCTCCG GTCAGTTTGCCTCCAGAAACTCTCCAGACTACG GGGGCGGGGCTAGCGGGCAGCTCGTCGTCACGGCGATCCACCCGTTCTCGGGGCAGCAGCCTGGCGACCTGAGCTTCGTCCCCGGCGACCGCATCACCGTCATCACCAAAACGGACTCGGAGTACGACTGGTGGGAGGGGCGGCTGGAGGACGGCACCGTCGGCATCTTCCCCGCCAACTTCGCCTCCCAGTGA